The Odocoileus virginianus isolate 20LAN1187 ecotype Illinois chromosome 27, Ovbor_1.2, whole genome shotgun sequence genome has a window encoding:
- the H1-4 gene encoding histone H1.4: protein MSETAPAAPAAPAPAEKTPVKKKARKAAGAAKRKASGPPVSELITKAVAASKERSGVSLAALKKALAAAGYDVEKNNSRIKLGLKSLVSKGTLVQTKGTGASGSFKLNKKAATGEAKPKAKKAGAAKPKKPAGAAKKPKKATGGATPKKSAKKTPKKAKKPAAAAGAKKAKSPKKAKAAKPKKAPKSPAKAKAVKPKAAKPKTAKPKAAKPKKAAAKKK from the coding sequence ATGTCCGAGACTGCGCCCGCCGCGCCCGCTGCTCCGGCCCCCGCCGAGAAGACGCCTGTGAAAAAGAAGGCCCGCAAGGCTGCAGGTGCCGCGAAGCGCAAGGCGTCTGGGCCCCCGGTGTCCGAGCTCATCACCAAGGCTGTCGCCGCCTCCAAGGAGCGCAGCGGCGTATCTTTGGCTGCGCTCAAGAAGGCACTGGCCGCCGCCGGCTATGATGTGGAGAAGAACAACAGCCGCATCAAGTTGGGTCTCAAGAGCCTGGTGAGCAAGGGCACCCTGGTGCAGACCAAGGGCACCGGGGCTTCCGGCTCTTTCAAGCTCAACAAGAAAGCGGCCACCGGGGAGGCCAAGCCCAAAGCCAAGAAGGCGGGTGCGGCCAAGCCCAAGAAGCCCGCAGGAGCAGCTAAAAAGCCGAAGAAGGCTACTGGGGGGGCAACCCCCAAGAAGAGCGCCAAGAAGACCCCAAAGAAGGCGAAGAAGCCTGCTGCGGCTGCAGGAGCCAAAAAAGCAAAGAGTCCGAAAAAAGCGAAAGCAGCCAAGCCGAAGAAGGCGCCCAAGAGTCCAGCGAAGGCCAAAGCGGTGAAACCTAAGGCGGCTAAACCAAAGACCGCCAAACCCAAGGCAGCCAAGCCAAAGAAGGCGGCGGCCAAGAAGAAATAG
- the LOC110132957 gene encoding histone H2B type 1-M — protein MPEPTKSAPAPKKGSKKAVTKAQKKDGKKRKRSRKESYSVYVYKVLKQVHPDTGISSKAMGIMNSFVNDIFERIAGEASRLAHYNKRSTITSREIQTAVRLLLPGELAKHAVSEGTKAVTKYTSSK, from the coding sequence ATGCCTGAACCCACCAAGTCAGCTCCAGCCCCAAAGAAAGGCTCGAAGAAGGCGGTGACCAAGGCGCAGAAGAAAGATGGCAAGAAGCGCAAGCGCAGCCGTAAGGAGAGCTACTCCGTGTACGTGTACAAGGTGCTGAAGCAGGTCCACCCCGACACCGGCATCTCATCCAAGGCCATGGGCATCATGAACTCCTTCGTCAACGACATCTTCGAGCGCATCGCGGGCGAGGCGTCGCGCCTGGCGCATTACAACAAGCGCTCGACCATCACATCCAGGGAGATCCAGACGGCCGTGCGCCTGCTGCTGCCCGGGGAGCTGGCCAAACACGCCGTGTCCGAGGGCACCAAGGCCGTCACCAAGTACACCAGCTCCAAGTAA